Part of the Sphingorhabdus pulchriflava genome is shown below.
GCATATCGTGCCTGCAGTCGCAAAGCTGATCGAAATGGGCTTTGCCGTTTGCGCCACCGGTGGAACCGCCGATTATCTGCAAGGGCAGGGGATCGCCGTCGAACGCGTGAACAAAGTGGCACAGGGCCGGCCGCATATCGTCGACAAGATTATCGATGGCGAAATCGCTTTGGTGTTCAACACCACCGAGGGTTGGCAGAGCCTGAAAGACAGCGAAGACATTCGCCGTTCGGCGCTGGTGAACAAGGTCAGTTACTTCACAACGGCCAGTGCATCGCTCGCCGCGACAGAGGCTATCGAGGCGTTGCGGACGAGAAAACTTGAAGTTTGCACGCTTCAGGACTATCATAAGGTCTGACAGCACTTCCCCAAATGCTGAAAATCCTTGGGCTGGCCCTCCAGCCTGCAAGGAAGTTTTGACTGCGAAGGACCCTAGTTTCGATGGCGAGTTTTGATAAAATGCCGATGCTGGCGGAAGGTTTTGAAAAACTGACCTCAGACCTCAAGCGCCTTCGGCTTGAGCGCCCGACCATTGTCGAGGCCATCGAAGAAGCTCGCGCACATGGCGATTTGTCGGAAAATGCCGAATATCACGCGGCGAAAGAACGCCAGGGCCAGGTTGAGGCGACGATTTCAGATCTGGAAGACAAGATCAGCCGTGCGCAGATCATCGATCCTTCGACGCTTTCGGGTGACAAGATTGTCTTTGGCGCGACGGTCACTCTGCTCGACGAAGACGACAAACAAGTGAAATATCAGGTTGTCGGCGAAGCGGAAGCAGACGCAAAACGGGGCATGATCAGCTATAACTCGCCACTCGGTCGCGCGCTGATTGGTCGTCAGGTCGATGACGAGGTTGAAGTGACGGTGCCGTCGGGCGACAAATATTACCTCGTCCAGAAGATCGAGTTTATCTGATCGCTAAAGCAGGAGCCTGTTGATGCGCGGTTCGATGGGTCCGGTGATCAAGGCCATTGGCGCAATCAACATCCTGATTGCTCTCGTCATGCTTATCCCCGCGATGTGGGACGCATTTGTCGTGGCGGGGGCGCTGTTCCCCGCGCGCTTCATCGATGGCAGTGCAGCATTTGAAGGTGCTGCTTTCGTGCTGCCGGTCTGGCTGACGCCAATCAGTTCGGCCTTTCTGCACGGCGGGCTGCTGCATGTCGGGCTCAACATGATGATGCTGGCGATGATCGGCCCCAATATCGAGCGGATATTGGGTAGGGTTGGCACGATAGCTCTTTACGGTGCAGGCATGATTTTCGCGGCGGCTGCCGAAGTTGCGGCGCAACCGCATTCGATGATGCCAGTGGTCGGTGCGAGCGGCGCAATCTCTGCAATCATTGCTGCGCACGCGCTCCTTTTCCCGCGCGAACGTCCCAAGCCGGTCGGACCAATTCCTGGCGGTTGGGCGCACGCAATCAAGCTGATGATCGGATGGATCATCCTTAACCTGATGCTGGGCTTTGTCGGCCCCGGAATCGGCGTCCAGATCGCCATCTGGTCGCACATTGGCGGCTTTGCTGCCGGCCTTATGCTAACTTGGCCCTTGCTGCGTTGGAAATACCGGAAAGCTTAAGCGTCGGGTTCCAGCAGCTTGTGCAGATGCACGACGACATATTTCATCTCGGCATCGTCGACCGTGCGCTGCGCGGCTGACCGCCAAGCATCCTCGGCTTCTGCATAGTCGGCATAAACGCCGACAATGTCGAGCTTATCGAGTTCGGTAAATTCCAGGGTCTGCGGATCCTTGACGCGACCACCGAAAACGAGGTGCAACTTGGCCTTGGCCATCACTGATTTTCCTTATCTGCAATTGGGTTGCCGCTAGGGCTTGGCGGCGCCCTTAGCGATGTGCAGACCAAATCACCAGCGGAAATAGACGGTTCCGGATCAGTCTTTCTTGCGCGCTTCTTCTGCGGCAGCCTGTCCAGCAGCCTTTACCGCTTCGCTGGCTTTGCTGACGAGATCGCGAAACTGGTCGCGCATCGAATCAGCGTTCAGGCCAAGCTCGTCAACGCGTGCCTTTCCGGCCTGCTTTGCGGCGTCGGCTGCACGTTTGGCAGTGTTGTTGATCGCTTTTCCGGCCTTGCCAAGTACTTTGCTTTCACGCTCGGTCTTGGGCAGTAACATGGCGACGATTGCGCCAATGGCCAAGCCGCCCGCGACGATGGCCAGCGGATTGCTCTCGATGCCTTTGGCCGATTTATCGCCAGCCTTTTTGGCCAGGGCTTTCGACGTTTCGACACTCTTAGCAGCAGCAGCTTTACTTTTGCCAACAGCCTCTGCGGCAGTTTTGCGCGCAGTTGAACCTGCTTCACGTGCCTTTGCGCCCGCGGTTTCCAGACTGTCGCGAGCAGCATCGGTTGCCGATTTCAGATTTTCGCCCAGCTTGCTCATTGCGCATCATCCTTATCTGTCTCGGGTCTTGAGTCCCGAAATTTGTTCATCCAGCCAGAGATGGGTTTTCGCAGCGAAAATAGCAATATGCCTATCCCTGCCAATCCGATGGCCGGTGCATTATTTGCAACTTTTTGCTTCGCGGTTCCGGTAGCGCTCAGTAGCCGGTCTCTCTGACGAGCGCTCCAGCGCTGCAACAGTGTTTGAGGATGGAGGTCATGCCTTGCTTGTTCTAAGTCAGTCGTGAGTGCTGCACGCTGTATTTTGCGTTCCCGGTCGAGTGCCTTGACAGTCTCACGCTCCGGATCAGGCATCGTTTTCATCCTCTTCGAATTTGAGGTTGCGGGAGGTGTTACGCGCGGCGATGCCCAATGCCCATGTCGCGATTGCGAAGGTTATCACAACCACTAGTGTCGCGATTATCGGTCCGAAATAGCTCGCGAGTATAAGCAATAGTCCGAGGATAAGCGCCGTAGCCGCGCCAGACAGCGCCAGCAGTGACAATAAAGCCAACAGGCCCGCTTTCCTTAAAACGCCGCCGCTATAGCTCAACCGCGCCTTTGCATAATCCATTTCAGCGGCGGCGAGGCTGCGGACTTCTCCAAAAAGCGCTGTTACCTGTTCCGCGGGCGAGGGAGCTTCCTGTTCACGGGGATCTGCGGGGATGCTGTCTTTTTCCATCATCCCCGCCTTTAGTCGTCAAGCGGCGTTTCTTGAAGCCGCTTTGTTGTTCATTCAGGCGTCCCGTCCCGATTTGACCATCCGGGCAAGAACGAAGCCGATAGCTGCTGCTGCGCCAATCGCCACTGCAGGGCTTTTGCGCACGAACTGGCGAGCTTCTTCGACGATATCTTCGACCTGTTTCGCATCCATTTTGTCGGCAAAGCCGTCAACCGCATCAGCGGCCTTGCGGGCATATTCGCCATATTGAGCGCCGACTTTCTCATCGATCGTTTCCGCACTGTCGCGCAGGATCTTACCGAACCCACCTAGAGCTTCTGATGCGCGCTCCTTACCGCGATCAGCGGCATCTTTCGCTTGCTGACCGGCCTTTTCCTTGAAGTTCGAAAATTCGTCTTTCATGGTGGCTTTAGCTTCCGTTTGAACTTTACCCAGATCGGGCTTTACCTTTGCGACGCCATTTTTTGGTGCGGCTTTGGCCTTAGCGGTTGATGCCGTCGTCGCCTTTTTGGCTGCCGGTTTGGAAGCGGCTTTCGGCTTGGCTGCGGGTTTCTTTTCAGTTGCCATCGTCAATCCTCCTTTCAGGACCGTTTGCACCAATATTTGTATTGTAGGTGCCTTATTCAACTAGGACAGTAAAAATTTCAACGATTTTGCAAGTCTGACATTCGAATGAACGGGGTCGGACAATTGCATATGGGCGGCGATGGCGATAGAGGCGCTGCGTCATTCACTCTCCCGGAGCACCACTCATGACCGCCATTCTCGATATCCACGCCCGCGAAATCCTCGATAGCCGCGGAAACCCGACCGTCGAAGTCGATGTTTTGCTGGAGGATGGCAGTTTTGGTCGGGCAGCAGTCCCTTCGGGCGCTTCGACAGGGGCCCATGAAGCCGTCGAAAAGCGTGATGGCGATAAAGGTCGCTATCTGGGCAAGGGTGTCCGTCAGGCGGTCGAGGCCGTGGTCAACGAAATCTCGCCGCTGCTTGCCGACTATGATGCCGAAGATCAGGAAGATATCGATGCCGCAATGATCGCGCTCGACGGCACTGAAAACAAGTCGCGTCTGGGTGCCAACGCCATTCTCGGCGTGAGCCTTGCCGTTGCCAAGGCCGCCGCTGACGCACGCGGACTACCGCTTTATCGCTATGTTGGCGGCGTCAATGCCAAGGTCTTGCCGGTGCCGATGATGAATATCATCAATGGTGGTGAGCACGCCGACAACCCGATCGATTTCCAGGAATTCATGATCATGCCGGTAGGTGCAGACAGTCTTGCAGAAGGTGTGCGCTGGGGTTCGGAAATCTTCCACACATTGAAAAAGGGCTTGCACGAAAAAGGCCTCGCAACTGCTGTTGGCGACGAAGGCGGCTTCGCACCCAATCTGTCATCGACCCGCGCCGCACTCGATTTCATCATGGCATCGATTGATAAGGCAGGGTTCAAGGCAGGTGAAGATGTGGTGCTCGCGCTCGATTGCGCCGCGACCGAATTTTTCAAAGTCGGCAAATATGAAATTAGCGGCGAAGGGCTTTCGCTCGATCCGCACACCATGGCGCAATATCTGGCCGATTTGTGTGCCGACTACCCGATCAAGTCGATCGAAGATGGTATGGCCGAGGATGATTTTGAAGGCTGGAAGGCGGTTACCGACCTTATCGGTAATAAAGTGCAATTGGTTGGCGATGACCTGTTCGTCACCAACCCGAAACGCCTTGCGATGGGTATTGAAATGGGGCTCGCAAATTCGTTGCTGGTAAAGGTCAACCAGATAGGCACATTGTCTGAGACAATGGCTGCCGTTTCAATGGCGCACCGCTCGTCATATACAGCAGTGATGTCGCATCGCTCAGGTGAAACTGAGGATACGACAATTGCCGATCTTGCGGTTGCGACCAACTGCGGTCAAATCAAAACCGGTAGCCTTGCGCGTTCCGATCGCCTTGCAAAGTATAACCAGCTTATCCGTATCGAGGAAGAGTTGGGTGTCAGCGCGATTTATGCAGGACGTTCGATTTTCCGGTGATTGCGTGCACTGACGCCGTGGTGGTATAGTCCTGCATGGCCAAAGCGAAACGCAAGACGAATCCGGAAGAATTCAAGGCAAAGCTGGTGACGGCAGCGGCGTTGGTCGCCTTGCTTCTGATTGCCTCTTACGCGTTGCTTGGACCAACTGGGATTATCGCCTGGGCGGATTACAAGCAGTCGCTGAATGAGCGCAGCAAGGAACTGGCGAAACTAGAGAAAGAGCGTGATGCGCTGCGCAACCGCCAGCGGTTGCTCGATCGCGACAATGTCGACCCCGACCTTGCCGGTGAACTGATGCGCAAGGAGCTGAATGTCGTCGCTCCCGACGAAATTGTTATCCCGTTGAAGGATAATGAATAGCTATGTCATGTGCGGCTTGCGCATAAAAGCTCTTCCATAGGGGCGCTCGAATCTTTAGGCGCTTTCCCTAACGTCAAACCAAAAGCCCGTGAGAGGACGACGCATTGGCAAAATCCCCAGCGACCAAGCCTGCAAAGGTCAAAGCTCCTTCAGCTTCCGGTGACGCGATTGCGAACCGCGAACGTCCCGCAACTTCGGTGCCTTACAAGGCGAGCAAGGACGAACTGCTCGAATTCTACAAGCAGATGCTCTTGATCCGTCGTTTCGAGGAAAAGGCGGGGCAGCTTTATGGGCTGGGTCTCATTGGCGGGTTTTGCCACCTCTATATCGGGCAGGAAGCCGTTGCTATAGGCCTGCAGTCGGCGCTGACGCCTGGCAAGGACAGCGTGATTACCGGCTACCGTGACCACGGCCACATGCTGGCTTATGGCATCGACCCCAACGTCATCATGGCGGAATTGACGGGCCGGGCTGCGGGTATTTCGAAGGGCAAAGGCGGGTCGATGCACATGTTTTCGACCGAGCATAAATTCTATGGCGGTCATGGCATTGTTGGCGCGCAGGTCTCGCTCGGCGCTGGCCTCGCTTTCGCCCACAAATATAACAATGATGGCGGCGTATGCCTTGCCTATTTCGGTGACGGCGCAGCGAATCAGGGACAGGTTTACGAGAGCTTCAACATGGCGGAGCTCTGGAAACTGCCGATCATCTTCGTGATCGAAAATAACCAATATGCGATGGGCACCAGCGTCAATCGCGCTTCGGCAGAGGACCAACTCTATCGCCGCGGTGAGAGTTTCCGCATTCCCGGACTGCAAGTCGACGGCATGGATGTGCTTGCGGTTCGTGGGGCGGCCGAAGTTGCGCTCGATTGGGTGCGTAGTGGCAAGGGACCAATCCTGCTCGAAATGAAAACCTACCGTTATCGCGGCCACTCCATGTCCGACCCGGCCAAATATCGCAGCCGCGAAGAAGTGCAGTCGGTACGCGAGAAATCCGATCCGATCGATGGCTGCAAGGAAGATTTGCTCGCGATGGGTGTTGTTGAAGACGAGTTGAAAGCCATTGAAAAGGAAATCCGCGCTATCGTGAATGCGTCGGCTGAGTTTGCCGAGCAGGCGCCCGAGCCCGATCTTTCCGAATTATATACTGACGTGCTGGTGGAGGCTTACTAATGGCAATCGAGCTCAAAATGCCCGCTTTGTCGCCCACCATGGAAGAGGGCACGCTGGCGAAATGGTTGGTGAAGGAGGGCGACACCGTGTCGTCCGGAGATATCCTTGCCGAAATCGAGACCGACAAGGCAACAATGGAATTTGAGGCGGTTGACGAAGGCACCGTTTCACAGATCCTAGTGGCCGAAGGCACCGACGGCGTGAAGGTCGGCACAGTAATTGCGCTCATATCAGGCGACGATGAGGCCGCTTCGCCCGCGCCAGTTGCAAAAGCAGAGCCAATGATTGTTGCTGTTGCCGAAACGCCAAAACCCGTTACTGCTGCACCCAAAGTTGTAGCCGAACCCTCCGTTCCTGCGGGCACAGCCATGGCAACTGTCACCGTGCGCGAAGCGTTGCGTGATGCAATGGCGGAAGAAATGCGCGCCGATAACCGCATCTTCGTAATGGGTGAGGAAGTCGCCGAATATCAGGGTGCTTACAAAGTCACTCAAGGTCTGCTTGAAGAGTTCGGGCCACGCCGCGTAATCGACACCCCCATCACAGAATATGGCTTTGCCGGCATTGGTACTGGGGCAGCCATGGGTGGCTTGCGTCCCGTTATCGAGTTCATGACCTTCAACTTTGCCATGCAGGCGATTGACCATATCATCAACTCTGCCGCGAAGACCAATTACATGTCCGGTGGCCAGATGCGTTGCCCGATTGTCTTCCGCGGCCCCAATGGCGCTGCGGCGCGCGTCGGTGCACAGCATAGCCAGAATTACGCCCCTTGGTATGCCAGCGTTCCCGGCCTAATCGTGATTTCGCCTTACGACGCGGCGGACGCGAAGGGCTTGTTGAAAGCCGCAATTCGCTGCGAAGATCCGGTTGTCTTCCTCGAAAACGAGCTGATGTACGGTCGCAGCTTTGAAGTGCCGGCTGTCGATGATTTCGTCCTACCGATTGGCAAGGCGCGCGTCGTCCGTGACGGCAAGGACGTCACTATCGTATCCTATTCGATTGGTGTCGGCTTTGCACTGGATGCCGCCGAAAAGCTGGCGGGTGAGGGGATTGATGCCGAAGTCATCGACCTGCGTACCATCCGTCCGCTGGATAAGGCCACGGTGCTGGCGAGCTTGGCCAAAACCAATCGCCTTGTCATTGCAGAGGAGGGCTGGGCAACCTGCTCTGTCGGCAGCGAGATTTCTGCCATTTGCATGGAAGAAGGTTTCGATGATCTCGACGCCCCTGTCTTGCGCATCGCAAACGAAGATGTGCCGATGCCCTATGCAGCCAATCTGGAGCGCGCGACTTTGATCAACGCCGACAAGATTGCCGGCGGTGTCAGGAAATTATTTGGCCGCTAGAATTTGGCGAACGCCATCAACTGCAAGTTGACGGCGTTACACCTTCCGCATTGTAGATTTGCGTGAAATCGCGCGAGTCACGAACGATCATCGCAGAAGTAGCCACAATTTCCTTCTCCACCAGATTGGAGAAACCGATGTCGAGCATAGGCCGGAAATGATAGTGGATTTCGGCAAACATCACGGCTCCATATTCAGGGGCAGTCACCTGACGACCAGCCGGACCGATGCCGTCGACGTTCCCATGGGTGCCCGGCTTGCCATAAAGTGGCTGATAGTGTGTGCCCGGGCCTGAGCAGCGCTGCCAACGAATGCGGAATTTGTTGCTGGGGTTGGGGTTGGCTACCGGTTCAACGCTGGATAGGAAAATGCGGGCATTTCCGCGTGCAACGATCTGGTTGGTACCCGGATCGAGATAGGGGTGGAATCCGTCAATGGTCAGGCCGCGGCCTTCATGCCGTGCACCGGTGAAAACGTCGTTGATGTCGATTTCAGACACACGCTTCGCCGTCAAAAGGCTGTTGGCACCCATTCGCGCGGCGTTATCCGCGACGTGCACGACAATCTGGTTTACCTGCATCGTTGTCGCCGCATAATTTGCGGTTTCAAGGCCAGCGACCGCCAGTCCCATAAAAAATGGTAGCGATATGGCAAATTCGACTAGCGCTAGACCACTTCGGTCATTGCGCAATTCCACTGCAAAGTTGCGGAATTTTTCGGTGTTTTTCCGGGTATCAATCATCGCAGTTTCTCGTCTGTGGGGCAGCATAGGCTGCTTGCTCGGCATAAGGCTGGTTTGCCAGCACGGTGTTTGCAGCAATGGTGATCTGTTCGGGCAATCCGATCAACTTGGCGAGCGGGAACAGGCGGTCATAGGTCACCGTTACCGTTACGATTGAAACGTCCTTTGCGCCCCCCTGGCCTTCGTCACCACCGTCTGAGTCCCATACTTCGTTCAAATTGGCATCGACATAGGGTTCACCATTGTCACAGACGCCATTGTCATTTGTGTCGGTATAGTCTTCTTCTTCGGCATTGAATGCGTTCGAGAAGTTGCGGTAATAGCGACGCTTGATTTTGATGTCCTGGGCGGGATCGATGTTCTTGTTGAGCTTTCGTATCTGCATTTTGATACGGGCGTCGATCGCCTCTTGCTTAGACAAAACGCCTCCATCTTCGAGCGATGAATCGCGCGCCACTTCCTGAATCGCGCCGTCGATGACGGTCCGCATATACAGTGTGTGGCCGACATCCATCGTCCCAAGCAACATGGTGATGACGGCAGGCGCAATCAAACCGAATTCGGTGACCGACACACCCGATTGGTTGCGAAGCAGCTTTTGCATGTCGAGTTTTTTCATCGCAACGATCCTCACGTAGTCAGGCGCAGGGCGGCAATCTGCCCGGCGATCTGCTTAAACTGGGTCGTCAGGCTGACCCCTGCCTGATATTGGAAGAACTTGCCCGGCGAAGCACATGCCTGCAGCCTCGCATTGGTCGAACCGGAAACGTCCGAACCATAGGATACGACCCACAGGGTGATGTTCATATTCTTGACCGCCGTGCAAAGCGCTGCAGTCCGATCGTCTGTCAAGGTGTTCAACTGCGAAGTGGACGGAGCGCCATCGGTCTGGAGTCTGTCAAACCACGGAACATTGTAGGCTGACAAGGCATCAGGATTGGCGTTGGTGTCGCCGTCGGTCATGAAAATCATGTGCCGCTGCACATTATCGTTCACAACCGCGTTATGCGTGGCGAAAATTCCGGTGGGCGACATCAATCGGGCACCCCACAACATGCCGATGTCGTGGAACGTATACCCGTCCGTGGTCAGATTGTTGATATATGTCTGAAACACGCTGGCATCCCAAACTTCCAAAAGCTTGGAAGGAGATGGGCACGCTGTTGTCGTGGAACCTGATGTCGGACGGCTGAAATTGGACGTCGTCGTGACCGGGTTAAGCGTCCAGCCGTTCGAGTCGCTACGCGAATACAGCACGTTGGGGAGTCGAGGCCCCCACAATGTGGTCGGGTCTGACGGATTGGGTATGAGGTCGATCGCCATATCCTTTTGCGGCGATGACGCTGACGTATCCCATGTCGTCACATTTTTCTGCGTAGGCCGTTCGAGGATGCAGCCGTCCCAGTTGATAGTCGTATTGGCCCCGCTTGTTCCAATCGGAAGCGTGAGTGAACTGTTGTAGCTGTTCGTTGCTGTATTTTTGAGCGCAGAAACGTTCACTTCCATACGGTCATATGTCCAGTTGTTGAATATCGTCTTCGGTATCCAAGTCACTGGCCGTGAAGCCGTATATTGCGTTGTTTTAACCGACGAGCTCACCTTGCGCTGCAATACACAACTCTTGTTTTTGCTGGGATTGCTGTCCGTCGGTACATATCGATATTCCGTCGATCCGCTCGTTTCGGTTTTTTCGTAGTAAGATGTCGTGGAATTGGCCGGATAGCTCGGCGTGTCCGTCGACGTTTCATAAGGCCCGTTTACCGTGGGCCCAGTGTTCTGCGTCGGCGGCCAGCTGATATTGTTACAATTAAGCGGTGCTTTGCTGACCGACACGGTTTTCAGATACAACGTACCGTTGATCGTTATGTTGTTCCCCATATTTTGCCAGCTACCGGTAGTCGGATTGGTGGAAGGAGAACCGCTTTGTGTCAGGGGGCCTGGTGCGCCCAATGTATAGCTATTGTCGGGATCAACCGTCGTATTGGCACGACGGGTCTGATAGAACCAAGTATCAGCCATATACTCTAGCGGAAGCAGTCGACCGACATTGACGTTGATTGAATAAGGCACAAATCCAAAACGGATCTGAGATGTGTTCGACGCAGACTCGACTGGTTCAGCGGTTTCACCGCATTGCGCAGCGGTCACGTCGGCAATGTTTTTCTGGGTCAGCGTTTCATAGAAGCACTTAACAGCCTTGCGCAGCTCGGTAATCTTCACCGGATTTGTCGCAGAAACTGATTGGCTTGAATTAACCGGATCGTCCATTGAGCCGGTCGTATCGAGCACGAACATCACGTCTGAATTGGGGATGCGCATTTCCGCACTGCAGCTGACGCTGATGGTTCGCTCTTCCTGGCCGAGCACTTTCATCAGCGTCATCGGGATGTCGACTGATGCTGTTCCGGTGACTTTGCCCCCGGATTCGGAGAAGGACTTTGCGAGGCTCTCCGTTCCATATGCACCGCTCTCGAAGTTGGCAAGAAATGCGGCGTTCGCCTGAGAATTGGCACGGCCGCTATTGTCGGCCCATGCCCCTCCTGCCATGACCTTGCGCCCCATCAGCGCACCCGCATCGCACGCAGCCTGCAGGCGCGTTTGCGTCAGGTAGATGCGGCTCATGTCTACACTGCCGCCGACAAGACCGATAACCGGAATGACAGCCGCCGCCATTATGGCGATGGTATTACCGGCTTCATCTTTACGCAGTCGTGAAAGCACGCCAGCGAGACTTTTGGTCTCCAGATTCTTCTTCACGGTCTAAATCCCCTGTCAAATCCAATTGGACTTATCGTGCCGTTTACGGGCACGGGTGTAACCGTCGCTTGAAGAAACAGGGTTAGGAACAGGTTAATTTGACGACGCGTAAAGAATGCTAAGTATTGAAAATTTGTAATTTCTCTCAAATTTGGGGGCTGTTGCGTTAACCTTCCGGCTATTTGGTGACCATGTGCCAAGCCAAATCTTCGCCCTTGTGCGTCGTCGCAATTGCGTGTTTTGGAATACCGGAATGGATATCGCGCAAAATCTCTCTCCCCCGCAGCGCTTGGCCGTGGCTTATGCCCGACGAGATCTGCGCGAGGCACTTTCGCTGCTGCTCGAATTTGACAACCGGTTAATGGCGCTGGCTTCGAAGGGCCAAGAATCTCTAATAATGCAATTGCGGTTAGCCTGGTGGCGTGAACAACTGGAAAAGAACAGTGATACCCGCCCGATAGGAGAGCCATTGCTGGCCAGGTTATCGGCGTGCGAGAATCCTGAGGGTTTGGTTCCTGGGATGCAATCACTGGTTGATGCATGGGAGCTCA
Proteins encoded:
- the greA gene encoding transcription elongation factor GreA, which translates into the protein MASFDKMPMLAEGFEKLTSDLKRLRLERPTIVEAIEEARAHGDLSENAEYHAAKERQGQVEATISDLEDKISRAQIIDPSTLSGDKIVFGATVTLLDEDDKQVKYQVVGEAEADAKRGMISYNSPLGRALIGRQVDDEVEVTVPSGDKYYLVQKIEFI
- a CDS encoding rhomboid family intramembrane serine protease, which codes for MRGSMGPVIKAIGAINILIALVMLIPAMWDAFVVAGALFPARFIDGSAAFEGAAFVLPVWLTPISSAFLHGGLLHVGLNMMMLAMIGPNIERILGRVGTIALYGAGMIFAAAAEVAAQPHSMMPVVGASGAISAIIAAHALLFPRERPKPVGPIPGGWAHAIKLMIGWIILNLMLGFVGPGIGVQIAIWSHIGGFAAGLMLTWPLLRWKYRKA
- a CDS encoding DUF4170 domain-containing protein, giving the protein MAKAKLHLVFGGRVKDPQTLEFTELDKLDIVGVYADYAEAEDAWRSAAQRTVDDAEMKYVVVHLHKLLEPDA
- the eno gene encoding phosphopyruvate hydratase — encoded protein: MTAILDIHAREILDSRGNPTVEVDVLLEDGSFGRAAVPSGASTGAHEAVEKRDGDKGRYLGKGVRQAVEAVVNEISPLLADYDAEDQEDIDAAMIALDGTENKSRLGANAILGVSLAVAKAAADARGLPLYRYVGGVNAKVLPVPMMNIINGGEHADNPIDFQEFMIMPVGADSLAEGVRWGSEIFHTLKKGLHEKGLATAVGDEGGFAPNLSSTRAALDFIMASIDKAGFKAGEDVVLALDCAATEFFKVGKYEISGEGLSLDPHTMAQYLADLCADYPIKSIEDGMAEDDFEGWKAVTDLIGNKVQLVGDDLFVTNPKRLAMGIEMGLANSLLVKVNQIGTLSETMAAVSMAHRSSYTAVMSHRSGETEDTTIADLAVATNCGQIKTGSLARSDRLAKYNQLIRIEEELGVSAIYAGRSIFR
- a CDS encoding FtsB family cell division protein, which gives rise to MAKAKRKTNPEEFKAKLVTAAALVALLLIASYALLGPTGIIAWADYKQSLNERSKELAKLEKERDALRNRQRLLDRDNVDPDLAGELMRKELNVVAPDEIVIPLKDNE
- the pdhA gene encoding pyruvate dehydrogenase (acetyl-transferring) E1 component subunit alpha, which translates into the protein MAKSPATKPAKVKAPSASGDAIANRERPATSVPYKASKDELLEFYKQMLLIRRFEEKAGQLYGLGLIGGFCHLYIGQEAVAIGLQSALTPGKDSVITGYRDHGHMLAYGIDPNVIMAELTGRAAGISKGKGGSMHMFSTEHKFYGGHGIVGAQVSLGAGLAFAHKYNNDGGVCLAYFGDGAANQGQVYESFNMAELWKLPIIFVIENNQYAMGTSVNRASAEDQLYRRGESFRIPGLQVDGMDVLAVRGAAEVALDWVRSGKGPILLEMKTYRYRGHSMSDPAKYRSREEVQSVREKSDPIDGCKEDLLAMGVVEDELKAIEKEIRAIVNASAEFAEQAPEPDLSELYTDVLVEAY
- a CDS encoding pyruvate dehydrogenase complex E1 component subunit beta, encoding MAIELKMPALSPTMEEGTLAKWLVKEGDTVSSGDILAEIETDKATMEFEAVDEGTVSQILVAEGTDGVKVGTVIALISGDDEAASPAPVAKAEPMIVAVAETPKPVTAAPKVVAEPSVPAGTAMATVTVREALRDAMAEEMRADNRIFVMGEEVAEYQGAYKVTQGLLEEFGPRRVIDTPITEYGFAGIGTGAAMGGLRPVIEFMTFNFAMQAIDHIINSAAKTNYMSGGQMRCPIVFRGPNGAAARVGAQHSQNYAPWYASVPGLIVISPYDAADAKGLLKAAIRCEDPVVFLENELMYGRSFEVPAVDDFVLPIGKARVVRDGKDVTIVSYSIGVGFALDAAEKLAGEGIDAEVIDLRTIRPLDKATVLASLAKTNRLVIAEEGWATCSVGSEISAICMEEGFDDLDAPVLRIANEDVPMPYAANLERATLINADKIAGGVRKLFGR
- a CDS encoding pilus assembly protein → MGLAVAGLETANYAATTMQVNQIVVHVADNAARMGANSLLTAKRVSEIDINDVFTGARHEGRGLTIDGFHPYLDPGTNQIVARGNARIFLSSVEPVANPNPSNKFRIRWQRCSGPGTHYQPLYGKPGTHGNVDGIGPAGRQVTAPEYGAVMFAEIHYHFRPMLDIGFSNLVEKEIVATSAMIVRDSRDFTQIYNAEGVTPSTCS
- a CDS encoding TadE/TadG family type IV pilus assembly protein translates to MKKLDMQKLLRNQSGVSVTEFGLIAPAVITMLLGTMDVGHTLYMRTVIDGAIQEVARDSSLEDGGVLSKQEAIDARIKMQIRKLNKNIDPAQDIKIKRRYYRNFSNAFNAEEEDYTDTNDNGVCDNGEPYVDANLNEVWDSDGGDEGQGGAKDVSIVTVTVTYDRLFPLAKLIGLPEQITIAANTVLANQPYAEQAAYAAPQTRNCDD
- a CDS encoding TadE/TadG family type IV pilus assembly protein, whose protein sequence is MKKNLETKSLAGVLSRLRKDEAGNTIAIMAAAVIPVIGLVGGSVDMSRIYLTQTRLQAACDAGALMGRKVMAGGAWADNSGRANSQANAAFLANFESGAYGTESLAKSFSESGGKVTGTASVDIPMTLMKVLGQEERTISVSCSAEMRIPNSDVMFVLDTTGSMDDPVNSSQSVSATNPVKITELRKAVKCFYETLTQKNIADVTAAQCGETAEPVESASNTSQIRFGFVPYSINVNVGRLLPLEYMADTWFYQTRRANTTVDPDNSYTLGAPGPLTQSGSPSTNPTTGSWQNMGNNITINGTLYLKTVSVSKAPLNCNNISWPPTQNTGPTVNGPYETSTDTPSYPANSTTSYYEKTETSGSTEYRYVPTDSNPSKNKSCVLQRKVSSSVKTTQYTASRPVTWIPKTIFNNWTYDRMEVNVSALKNTATNSYNSSLTLPIGTSGANTTINWDGCILERPTQKNVTTWDTSASSPQKDMAIDLIPNPSDPTTLWGPRLPNVLYSRSDSNGWTLNPVTTTSNFSRPTSGSTTTACPSPSKLLEVWDASVFQTYINNLTTDGYTFHDIGMLWGARLMSPTGIFATHNAVVNDNVQRHMIFMTDGDTNANPDALSAYNVPWFDRLQTDGAPSTSQLNTLTDDRTAALCTAVKNMNITLWVVSYGSDVSGSTNARLQACASPGKFFQYQAGVSLTTQFKQIAGQIAALRLTT